Proteins found in one Panicum hallii strain FIL2 chromosome 4, PHallii_v3.1, whole genome shotgun sequence genomic segment:
- the LOC112889612 gene encoding lipoxygenase homology domain-containing protein 1-like, translated as MDALAMDKISIILVLLASSYGAVLQGHARPVLSSDNALLQRNDDETASVGATRNFTYLFEVQTGDMRLAGTDSQLTFTFSDTDSNSFELVYDGNGEIYQQFFERGQYNYDEFTKDIFMKPCRLKIKTDGRGAAPSWYCEWVKISVWGQRFEDHYEHRFIVQHWIGPNDPDPSELTVNDCNKASMASAKKNMPSSFSII; from the exons ATGGATGCTCTAGCCATGGATAAGATTTCCATCATACTTGTCTTGCTCGCCTCTTCCTACGGTGCTGTCCTGCAAGGACATGCTAGACCCGTCTTGTCGTCAGACAATGCCTTG TTACAACGCAATGACGACGAGACTGCCTCTGTTGGCGCCACCCGCAATTTCACATACCTATTCGAGGTGCAGACGGGGGACATGAGGTTGGCCGGCACGGACTCTCAGCTTACCTTCACATTCTCAGATACAGATTCCAACAGCTTCGAACTCGTGTACGATGGCAACGGAGAGATTTACCAGCAGTTTTTCGAGAGAGGTCAGTACAACTATGACGAGTTCACCAAGGATATATTCATGAAACCCTGCCGCCTCAAGATCAAGACCGATGGCCGGGGTGCCGCCCCGTCATGGTACTGTGAGTGGGTCAAGATCTCGGTCTGGGGGCAAAGATTTGAGGACCACTACGAGCACAGGTTCATTGTGCAGCATTGGATTGGCCCTAATGATCCGGATCCAAGTGAGTTAACCGTTAACGACTGCAACAAAGCTTCGATGGCATCTGCGAAGAAGAATATGCCATCGTCCTTCTCTATAATCTAA